The following coding sequences are from one Neurospora crassa OR74A linkage group I, whole genome shotgun sequence window:
- a CDS encoding RNA polymerase II transcription factor B subunit 3, producing MARPLDPLGFEDEMCPVCKSRKYLNPDIVFVFNPECYHSMCLNCANRLFNDGPNQCPHAGCNKTLRRKGFRSAFFGDLAVEREVDIRRRVAAVFNQVEDDFETLQDYNNYLQMVEDLTFELVNGTDERRRQAEAQLQAWEAEHRADIERNKKAGREADEISRVRLAAERDAVRQRRIEAIKEAEAEKRERVRSREMELDNLAKGTTAMTAEPATKVQLKRRGQVNRVAETASNPAIATTGMGTGASEVERLSIRGLKEKPKAPAPQGPYDPFGGMDFAPSRYKLHGGLSHPLMEKYRLDRQHVAGGYSFDDFAARALYEAFAGLGVFVEDEKEVGSGIGLSQETSMAAGIAAVVDADKMDLD from the coding sequence ATGGCGCGCCCTCTCGACCCCCTCGGCTTCGAAGACGAAATGTGCCCCGTCTGCAAATCGCGCAAGTACCTCAACCCCgacatcgtcttcgtcttcaaccCCGAATGCTACCACTCCATGTGTCTCAACTGTGCCAACCGACTCTTCAACGACGGACCCAATCAATGTCCGCACGCCGGCTGCAACAAAACGCTCCGTCGCAAGGGCTTCCGCTCGGCTTTTTTCGGCGACTTGGCCGTCGAGCGCGAGGTCGACATCCGCCGTCGCGTGGCGGCGGTGTTCAACCAAGTCGAGGACGACTTTGAGACGCTCcaggattataataattacttgcAGATGGTGGAAGATTTGACGTTTGAACTTGTCAATGGGACGGATGAGAGGAGACGGCAGGCGGAGGCGCAATTGCAGGCATGGGAGGCGGAGCATAGGGCGGATATTGAACGGAATAAGAAGGCGGGGAGGGAGGCGGATGAGATTTCAAGAGTGAGGCTGGCAGCCGAAAGGGATGCTGTCAGGCAGAGGAGGATTGAGGCTAtcaaggaggcggaggcggagaaaagagagagggtgAGGAGTCGCGAAATGGAGCTGGATAACCTGGCCAAGGGAACCACTGCTATGACAGCGGAGCCGGCGACGAAGGTACAGCTAAAGAGGCGTGGGCAGGTGAATCGGGTTGCTGAAACAGCTTCCAACCCTGCCATCGCAACAACGGGAATGGGCACGGGCGCGTCGGAGGTTGAGCGTTTGTCCATCCGCGGCTTGAAGGAGAAGCCGAAGGCGCCGGCGCCACAGGGCCCGTACGACCCCTTTGGAGGCATGGACTTCGCGCCTAGTCGGTACAAGCTACATGGAGGCTTGAGTCACCCGCTTATGGAGAAGTACCGGTTGGACAGACAGCACGTTGCTGGTGGGTACAGCTTTGACGACTTTGCGGCGCGCGCCTTGTATGAAGCGTTTGCTGGGTTGGGTGTGTTTGttgaggatgagaaggaggtCGGCAGTGGTATTGGGCTGTCACAAGAGACGAGCATGGCGGCGGGGATCGCCGCTGTGGTTGACGCGGATAAGATGGATTTGGACTGA